The genome window CGTCGTCGTCGTCGGGCTTTCGCCTCGGCGTCGACCACGGCGACGTCGGTCCGGCCGGGTTCGTAGGCGAGCGGTTCGATCCCCGGCCGTTCGACGGGAAGTGAGACCGGTTCGCGGACGACCTCGAGTTCGCACACGTCGCCCGTCTCGTCGCGATGGACTCGCCAGACGCCCACTTCCTCGGGGATGCGGTTCAAATGCGCTCGCGTCACGTAGCTCTCAGTCGCGAGGACGGCCGCATCGACCAGCGCGAGGCTGACGTCAGTACGCAACTGCGCCTCGAGGTCACCTGGGCGACCGAGGTCGGGTTTGTTCTCGATGCCGACGATGCGGCCGTACCAGTCGGGGTAGCGAGCGACCTGTCGGACGTACTCGCGGCCCTTGAGGCGGTGGGACTCGAAGAAGCCGATCTCGAGCGCCCGCTCGGTCGCCCGGCGGGCACGGTCGGGGTGGCAGTCGAAGGCGTCTTTCCAGTAGCGGGCGCGGCCGGGCCCGACGGCAGACTCGATCGCGGCGTCGGGGATCGACTCGCTCGTGATGGCCGTCCGGTCGTCGAACCCGGGGCCAGGCTCGACACAGACGACATCGAGAATGCGGCCTCCAGGATCGGCGACGCTGGCGCCGAGCTGGCGGGCGATGATCTCCTCACGAGCGCCCTCGAGGTGGGCACACAGCGCGAGTTCGAACGCGAACTCCGACACGGTCTGATGGAGGGGAGATGGCGAAAAAAGCCGTCCGGTTACGGTGATTCGAGGCGAACACTTCGCCTTCAGTGTGGGGAGGGTGTCACCGCCTCGAGTGGCTCGCCTCGACGGAACGTCGTGTGTCGACTCCCTCGTTCGATCGGTCAGGAACGGAGCTGTTCGGTGAGCGATTCGAGACGAGCTCGGAGCGGCCGACTCGCCCGAAATCGATCGCTTCCCCAGAGGACCGTTCCGGTGGTGTCGAGGGCGAGATACGGGTCGTCGTTGCGTCGAATCCCGACGTAGAGGTACTCGCCGTCGCCGTGAAATCCGAGCACTCGCGGTGTTCGGCGGGGAACCGTCTGCGCGGCTACTGCCCTGTTTGCCCCGACGTCGAACAGGGTTACAGTCGACGCCGGCGGCCGTGTCGAGACGGCGACGAACGATCCGTCGG of Natrarchaeobaculum sulfurireducens contains these proteins:
- a CDS encoding DUF5787 family protein encodes the protein MSEFAFELALCAHLEGAREEIIARQLGASVADPGGRILDVVCVEPGPGFDDRTAITSESIPDAAIESAVGPGRARYWKDAFDCHPDRARRATERALEIGFFESHRLKGREYVRQVARYPDWYGRIVGIENKPDLGRPGDLEAQLRTDVSLALVDAAVLATESYVTRAHLNRIPEEVGVWRVHRDETGDVCELEVVREPVSLPVERPGIEPLAYEPGRTDVAVVDAEAKARRRRRIAERAYGKGWRTYGFPGCANGDPVSSSGATLPYCAWAGRVVDVESECGPSCPGYEPVERPAVDLEAERDRLSPWIADPVGKQRRQSGLDRFG
- a CDS encoding beta-propeller fold lactonase family protein, which gives rise to MSRPTHGAIANDGTVALVSGTGPSDVGGSLEVFDGEEIHLERQFNATTGLPAIRADGSFVAVSTRPPASTVTLFDVGANRAVAAQTVPRRTPRVLGFHGDGEYLYVGIRRNDDPYLALDTTGTVLWGSDRFRASRPLRARLESLTEQLRS